A genomic segment from Aegilops tauschii subsp. strangulata cultivar AL8/78 chromosome 1, Aet v6.0, whole genome shotgun sequence encodes:
- the LOC109766965 gene encoding uncharacterized protein, whose amino-acid sequence MACEPPPPPLPKKQKSPAADPTTICALGDDLLREIFLRLPSLPTLVRAALTCRASLRAVRSSPAFRRRFRELHSAPLLGVFLDVFESDTPAFRPLRLHSDPDLAAAVRGGDFLLTRLPDEIEGVAPEWVIQGCHDGRVVLVSYKTGHMAVYNPLTRALDLFPRPPGEICEDMYVEYHVLPSDEDRGPFRVICVCHEACGAQAAVLSSETGEWQVFPFLEAAAMQPALQPGDDNEKCSGNGTLVNGSIYWTDGSRALARVLNTSTLHFSRIDLPPHIEGQGALTAGETKDGKLCIIGTVKLTLVVWFRRTDDDGVERWTQHKTFPLEQDIHAHDHCFDNDHIALKVLAIVNGFVYLSTYCEPDRDLPGLFLSFCLETAKLNKLCTVLYPESLYPYIMAWPPSLLLNEPTRNY is encoded by the exons ATGGCatgcgagccgccgccgccgccgctaccgAAGAAGCAGAAATCCCCAGCGGCCGATCCGACCACCATATGCGCCCTCGGCGACGACCTGCTGCGGGAGATATTCCTCCGCCTCCCCTCCCTCCCCACCCTCGTCCGCGCCGCCCTCACCTGCCGCGCCTCTCTCCGCGCCGTCCGCTCATCCCCCGCCTTCCGCCGCCGCTTCCGCGAGCTCCACTCGGCCCCGCTCCTCGGCGTGTTCCTCGACGTCTTCGAGTCCGACACTCCCGCTTTCCGCCCGCTCCGCCTGCACTCTGACCCGGACCTTGCCGCGGCCGTCCGCGGCGGCGATTTCCTCCTCACCCGCCTCCCCGACGAGATCGAGGGCGTCGCCCCCGAGTGGGTAATCCAGGGCTGCCACGACGGGCGCGTCGTCCTCGTCAGCTACAAAACCGGGCACATGGCCGTCTACAACCCCCTCACACGAGCCCTGGATCTCTTCCCCAGGCCGCCCGGCGAGATCTGCGAAGACATGTACGTCGAGTACCACGTCCTCCCCTCCGACGAAGACCGCGGCCCGTTCCGCGTCATCTGCGTCTGCCACGAAGCTTGCGGGGCGCAGGCCGCCGTCCTCTCATCAGAGACCGGGGAGTGGCAGGTCTTCCCGTTTCTGGAGGCCGCGGCCATGCAGCCTGCCTTGCAGCCTGGGGACGACAACGAGAAGTGTTCTGGCAACGGGACGCTGGTGAACGGGTCCATCTACTGGACAGACGGGAGCCGAGCCCTTGCGCGCGTGCTGAACACCTCGACATTGCACTTCTCTCGGATCGACCTGCCTCCACACATCGAAGGGCAAGGAGCGCTCACGGCTGGTGAGACCAAGGATGGGAAGCTCTGTATCATCGGCACTGTCAAACTCACACTTGTGGTTTGGTTCCGGAGAACCGACGATGATGGTGTCGAGAGATGGACGCAGCACAAGACCTTTCCGTTAGAGCAGGACATTCATGCGCACGATCACTGTTTCGACAATGATCATATCGCGCTGAAGGTTCTGGCGATTGTCAATGGCTTTGTGTACTTGTCTACTTACTGTGAACCGGATCGCGATTTGCCTGGCTTGTTCCTATCCTTCTGCCTAGAAACAGCAAAGCTGAATAAGCTCTGCACTGTCCTTTACCCTGAGAGTTTGTATCCCTACATCATGGCGTGGCCTCCTTCTCTGCTGCTCAACGAG ccCACCAGAAACTACTGA